The following proteins come from a genomic window of Nitrospira sp.:
- a CDS encoding VapC toxin protein, giving the protein MKVMLDTNICIYLIKQQPPTVIERFLSQPVGEIGISSITAAELAYGVSKSRQASKNRHALEQFLAPLEIAPFDQPAAWSYGRLRWQLEAKGTLIGSMDMLIAAHSLSLGVRLVSNNLREFRRVPGLRLENWA; this is encoded by the coding sequence ATGAAGGTAATGCTGGATACCAACATCTGCATCTACCTGATCAAACAACAACCTCCCACCGTCATCGAACGCTTCCTGTCGCAACCGGTCGGAGAGATCGGCATTTCCAGCATCACGGCAGCTGAATTGGCCTACGGGGTCAGCAAGAGCCGTCAGGCATCTAAGAATCGCCATGCGCTCGAGCAGTTTCTGGCTCCTTTGGAAATCGCTCCGTTTGACCAGCCTGCGGCCTGGTCCTATGGTCGCTTACGTTGGCAACTTGAGGCAAAGGGAACTCTGATTGGCTCAATGGATATGCTCATCGCCGCCCATTCACTCAGCCTTGGAGTTCGGCTTGTCAGCAACAACCTCAGGGAATTTCGACGCGTCCCTGGTCTACGACTCGAAAATTGGGCGTGA
- a CDS encoding VapB protein (antitoxin to VapC) has product MYIMTYILFLEERLTVATRKKTKLFMSGNSQAVRIPREFQLEGDEVEIQRRGNTLVIRPKKQTWQPLTDSLAMFTDDFMEEGRQQPPLQKRRRSLA; this is encoded by the coding sequence ATGTATATTATGACGTATATACTTTTCCTTGAAGAGAGGCTTACGGTGGCAACGCGGAAGAAGACGAAGCTCTTTATGAGCGGCAACAGTCAGGCCGTACGGATCCCCCGCGAATTTCAGCTGGAAGGCGACGAAGTCGAGATTCAACGTCGGGGCAATACGCTCGTCATTCGTCCAAAGAAGCAGACGTGGCAGCCGCTCACCGACAGTCTGGCTATGTTTACCGACGACTTTATGGAAGAGGGGAGGCAGCAGCCGCCGCTCCAGAAACGAAGGCGTTCCCTCGCATGA
- a CDS encoding Agmatinase — MLKFLQIIADTKPLAGMEIVECSPPYDAAEITSLMATRVICDVLACQVRSGNLIQPKETLRCTDPERMRKQLKGLASLQALQAFPLRKSPSAVNRRSVGMFCARETTSVEDGDFCV; from the coding sequence GTGCTGAAGTTTCTCCAGATCATCGCCGACACGAAGCCCCTGGCGGGAATGGAAATCGTCGAATGCTCGCCGCCCTACGACGCGGCGGAGATTACCAGCCTCATGGCCACGCGCGTCATCTGCGATGTCCTGGCGTGCCAAGTACGGTCCGGGAATCTGATTCAACCGAAAGAAACGCTGAGGTGCACTGATCCAGAGAGAATGAGGAAACAGCTGAAGGGGCTTGCATCGCTGCAAGCCCTTCAGGCATTCCCCTTGCGAAAATCACCATCTGCTGTCAATCGAAGATCTGTTGGCATGTTTTGCGCCCGTGAAACGACATCTGTCGAGGACGGGGATTTTTGTGTTTGA
- a CDS encoding Helix-turn-helix motif, producing MTIAPIKSERDYERTLHRIEVLLDAKPGTKAGDELDVLTTLVEVYEKKHYAICPPDPIEAIKFRMDQLGMTRKDLEALLGGRGRVSEILTKKRTLSLEMIRRLHRKLHIPLESLIGTAA from the coding sequence ATGACCATCGCCCCCATTAAATCAGAGCGAGATTATGAGCGTACGCTGCATCGAATCGAAGTTCTTTTGGATGCAAAACCGGGAACGAAGGCCGGCGATGAGTTGGACGTGTTAACAACACTCGTTGAAGTGTACGAAAAAAAACACTATGCCATCTGCCCGCCCGATCCGATCGAGGCTATAAAGTTTCGAATGGATCAACTCGGGATGACTCGCAAAGATCTGGAAGCCTTACTCGGTGGACGTGGGCGTGTTTCGGAGATCTTGACCAAGAAACGGACACTCTCCCTTGAAATGATTCGTCGCCTTCATCGCAAACTGCATATCCCCTTGGAAAGTCTGATCGGCACGGCCGCGTGA
- a CDS encoding Arginase/agmatinase/formimionoglutamate hydrolase, arginase family, whose product MKKKQYQGKVPLHDKYGPEAKYAVEAEALLPTTKFEEEVARGLELGLPGADSIKDRRIPTFSRGELPHFAGINTFIKAPYVEDVRKCGQYDVAILGAPFDGGTTYRSGTRFGPQGIRKISALYGTYSFELGVDLRESVSICDVGDVFTIPGNIEKTFDQVSKGVGHVYASGAFPVVLGGDHSLGFATVRGVAQNMNGKKLGILHFDRHVDTQETDLDERMHTTPWFHATNIPNVPAKNLVQIGIGGWQAPRPGVKVGRERQTTIMTVTDCVEMGIENAAKQALEVAFDGVDAVWLSFDVDCLDAAFVPGTGWPEPGGFLPREVLKFLQIIADTKPLAGMEIVECSPPYDAAEITSLMATRVICDVLACQVRSGNLQNRKKR is encoded by the coding sequence ATGAAAAAGAAACAATACCAAGGCAAGGTTCCGCTGCATGACAAATACGGGCCTGAGGCGAAGTACGCGGTCGAAGCGGAGGCACTGCTGCCGACCACGAAATTTGAAGAGGAAGTCGCCCGAGGCCTTGAATTGGGCCTACCTGGCGCCGATTCCATCAAAGATCGCCGGATTCCCACATTCAGCCGAGGGGAACTTCCCCACTTCGCCGGCATCAACACTTTTATCAAGGCTCCGTATGTCGAAGATGTCCGCAAGTGCGGCCAATACGATGTAGCTATTCTCGGCGCGCCCTTCGACGGCGGGACGACCTATCGATCCGGCACCAGGTTCGGCCCCCAAGGGATTCGCAAGATCTCCGCGCTGTACGGCACCTACAGCTTCGAGCTCGGCGTGGATCTTCGGGAATCCGTGTCCATCTGCGATGTCGGCGACGTATTTACGATTCCCGGCAATATCGAGAAGACGTTCGATCAAGTCAGCAAAGGCGTGGGACATGTCTATGCCAGCGGCGCATTCCCCGTAGTGCTCGGCGGAGACCATTCCCTCGGCTTTGCGACCGTGCGGGGAGTGGCGCAGAATATGAACGGCAAGAAGCTCGGCATCCTTCACTTCGATCGGCACGTGGACACGCAGGAGACCGATCTCGATGAACGCATGCATACGACCCCCTGGTTTCATGCGACGAATATTCCCAACGTGCCGGCCAAGAATCTTGTTCAGATCGGCATCGGCGGTTGGCAAGCGCCAAGACCCGGCGTGAAGGTCGGTCGTGAACGCCAGACCACCATTATGACCGTGACCGACTGCGTGGAAATGGGCATCGAGAATGCCGCGAAGCAGGCGCTCGAAGTGGCGTTTGATGGTGTGGATGCGGTGTGGTTGAGCTTCGACGTCGATTGCTTGGACGCGGCGTTCGTGCCGGGCACCGGTTGGCCGGAGCCGGGCGGGTTTCTGCCGCGTGAAGTGCTGAAGTTTCTCCAGATCATCGCGGACACGAAGCCGCTGGCGGGGATGGAAATCGTCGAGTGCTCGCCGCCCTACGATGCCGCCGAGATCACCAGCCTTATGGCCACGCGGGTCATCTGCGATGTCCTGGCCTGCCAAGTGCGGTCCGGCAACCTGCAAAATCGAAAGAAACGCTGA